The Mesorhizobium sp. M3A.F.Ca.ET.080.04.2.1 genome contains the following window.
GCCGACGCCCTGGATCAGGCCGCCGAAATTCGACACCAGGCTGGCCGACCAGACGGCGCGGAAGATGCCGTGCTGGAAAGGCGCCAGCGCGGAGACGCGTTCGCTTTCCGGCTCGTCATCGATCATGATCGTTGTCCCGCCTTTGCTGCAGGTTTCCGCCCGCCCCACAAGCCTCGGCCGCGCGGCGACTCGCCAAGGATCGTGGTCCAACAACAGTAAGGCAAAGGCGAAAATGCGTCGGTGCGGCCTTAGGCCAAGCATCTTGCGGGTCTGGACCAACCAGCCCTTCCTGAAACTGCGCTAGCGGCCGTCCCTTGCTGCGGCGTGCAGCGCCTCAGTCAGGCCGCTGATCGTTTCGCCGCCTGTATTGAGGCGCAGCAGCATTTCCATGCCGACGAGCCGCAGCCGGGACGATTCCTGGCTCCTTGCCAGCTCGATAAGATCATCCAGCTCGGATGCCGACCATTTCATAGCGTCACGCAAGTGACCGCCGCGCAGCAGGCCTTGCGTTCCGGCCGAGAATGCCGCTGACATCTCAAAACCGATCTTTGACGCATTGACGTTTTCTCGCGGCAGGTGCTGTTCCGCGACCTTCTTCAGCAGCCATTTGCCGGTTCTGTTGCGGTACTTCTGACGCCTCGGCAGATGGATGGCGAAATCGATCAGCCGGTTCTCCAGGAAGGGAACGCGAAGCTCGACGGACGCAGCCATGCTGAGACGGTCATGCCGGTGCAGCAGGTCCTGCAGATGCGAATAGAGATCGTAAAGGCAACTTGCCAGGAAGGCGCGGTCGCTCTCCGGGTTCACGCCCTCGAGCCGGTCGAACAGCTTGGTTTGCAGGAAATTCAACTCCGGCGACAAGGCCCTCAGCACGATGTTGCGATCCCATGGCGAGCCGCGGCCGATCGAGTTGCGGAAAGGAGCGCGGCGAAGCTGCGCGAATTTCCGATCGACCGACTTTGAGCGAAGCAGGCGCCGCAGCCACGAGGGGCGCCACAACCTCATGGTGGACGCCTGCCATTTGTAGCCGCCGAACAGTTCGTCCGCGCCCTCGCCGGTGAGCAGCACCTTGACGCCATCTGCCCGGCATCGGTCGGCGAGCGCCAACAGGCCGGCCACGCTGGCGTGCCAGCCGTCGCTTTCGAGATGCCAGATCGCGCGCGGCCAGAGATCGAAGAACCCGTCCCGGTCGATGGGCACGCGGCGGAGACTGACGCCGACGTGGCGTCCGGTCCGCTCGGCGCTCCCAGCCTCGCTGCGGCCGAGCTTTGGATCGACGACATAGCCGTGCATCCGAGGCCTGTAGCGCCTCGCAAGTGCCGTGATCAGGCCGGAATCGATGCCGCCGCTG
Protein-coding sequences here:
- the asnB gene encoding asparagine synthase (glutamine-hydrolyzing) → MCGIAGVWRKRAPIGAGDRSDIARMMQALAHRGPDDHDSWSNARLALGHRRLSIIDPSPAAREPMLTAARDGVLCYNGEVFNYRSLRKNLEAEGLQFRTVSDTEVVLLALHHWGPDKAVPLFDGMFAFAYFDARDGALWLARDRLGIKPMSFADTGQRLLFASEDKAILACAGFALKADAREITLRLAWQSRDSSFSVFDGIERLPPAGLWKITEDTVEKRRYWHVLDVLDTSRIVGDRTSDAEQMAALAGLLEQSVELHCIADANLATACSGGIDSGLITALARRYRPRMHGYVVDPKLGRSEAGSAERTGRHVGVSLRRVPIDRDGFFDLWPRAIWHLESDGWHASVAGLLALADRCRADGVKVLLTGEGADELFGGYKWQASTMRLWRPSWLRRLLRSKSVDRKFAQLRRAPFRNSIGRGSPWDRNIVLRALSPELNFLQTKLFDRLEGVNPESDRAFLASCLYDLYSHLQDLLHRHDRLSMAASVELRVPFLENRLIDFAIHLPRRQKYRNRTGKWLLKKVAEQHLPRENVNASKIGFEMSAAFSAGTQGLLRGGHLRDAMKWSASELDDLIELARSQESSRLRLVGMEMLLRLNTGGETISGLTEALHAAARDGR